One genomic region from Evansella sp. LMS18 encodes:
- a CDS encoding acyl-CoA dehydrogenase family protein: MKHPYLTEDHEMFRKALRKFLDKEAAPHFDKWEEDRLIPRSFWKKMGEQGFLCPDVDEKYGGSGTDWGFSVVINEELERIGTSLIGIGLHNDIVIPYITSYGTEEQKDRWLPDCVTGDAITAIAMTEPGAGSDLANIKTTAVPEGDHYVLNGQKTFITNGIHADLVIVACKTDPDAVPKHKGISLLVVERGMEGFSRGRKLDKIGLHSQDTAELIFEDCKVPKENLLGEEGKGFLYLMDKLQQERLLVAIGAQTASEDMLEMTLEYVKTRKAFGKTISQFQNTQFKLVEMATEIEIGRTFLDQLIAKHMAGEDVVTQVSMAKWKLTEMARNIATECMQLYGGYGYMEEYKIARRYRDTPVSAIYAGTNEIMKTIIAKKMGL, encoded by the coding sequence ATGAAACATCCTTACTTAACAGAAGACCATGAAATGTTCCGGAAAGCGCTGCGGAAATTTCTCGATAAAGAGGCAGCACCGCATTTTGATAAATGGGAGGAAGACAGGCTCATCCCTCGATCCTTCTGGAAGAAGATGGGGGAGCAGGGTTTCCTTTGTCCTGATGTTGACGAGAAATATGGAGGATCAGGTACAGACTGGGGCTTCTCCGTAGTCATTAATGAAGAGCTTGAGCGGATTGGTACGAGTTTAATAGGTATCGGGCTTCATAACGACATTGTTATCCCTTATATCACTTCGTACGGAACGGAGGAGCAAAAAGACCGCTGGCTGCCTGATTGCGTAACAGGAGACGCGATTACTGCCATTGCGATGACAGAGCCTGGTGCAGGGTCTGACCTTGCGAATATTAAAACGACAGCAGTTCCAGAGGGAGACCATTATGTACTTAACGGCCAGAAAACGTTTATAACGAACGGGATTCATGCAGATCTTGTTATTGTTGCCTGTAAGACGGACCCGGATGCTGTGCCTAAACATAAAGGAATCAGCCTTCTTGTGGTTGAAAGAGGGATGGAGGGGTTCTCCCGGGGGAGGAAGCTGGATAAAATCGGCCTCCACAGCCAGGATACTGCCGAGCTGATTTTCGAAGATTGCAAGGTTCCGAAAGAAAATCTTCTTGGTGAGGAAGGAAAAGGATTCCTCTATTTAATGGATAAACTGCAGCAGGAGCGTCTCCTTGTCGCTATTGGCGCCCAGACAGCCTCGGAAGATATGCTGGAAATGACACTGGAATATGTAAAAACGAGAAAAGCATTCGGCAAGACGATCAGCCAGTTTCAGAATACGCAATTCAAGTTAGTGGAAATGGCCACGGAAATAGAAATCGGGAGAACCTTCCTTGATCAGCTGATCGCAAAGCATATGGCAGGGGAAGACGTAGTTACCCAGGTGTCCATGGCAAAATGGAAGCTGACAGAAATGGCCAGGAACATTGCAACAGAGTGTATGCAGCTGTACGGTGGTTACGGCTATATGGAGGAATATAAAATAGCGAGAAGATACAGGGACACTCCAGTTTCCGCCATTTACGCAGGGACGAATGAAATTATGAAAACGATCATCGCGAAAAAAATGGGGTTGTAG
- a CDS encoding fatty acid--CoA ligase, translated as MYTTIGKLFDQTVRKYPDKEALYYVQKNVRYTYREWDRQVNKAANALKDAGVAKGDRVSTYLFNTKELATIFFACAKIGAVFNPINFRLAANELKFILEDANPKVILFEKALAPHVSEIQQYFSGMSFWYVDDEAPDYAESYHEAVAGASGDRPEAEVAEDDLYAIMYTSGTTGRPKGVMHRHRDMVEQSLIIIAGMNLTEEDRGLVTAPMFHCAELHCAFLPRVHSGAANIITHHFEPVKTLELIEKEKISLFFSAPTMWNMMLQEDLEKYDLTSLRLGLYGAAPMAPALVNAIHDNFKVKLIQAYGMTEMGPAVTFLKENEQIRKAGSAGKAILNHEIRVVRAGEDGRSEPDEEVAPGETGEIIVQGPCMMQGYFNREEATNKAIYKGWYYSGDIGYFDEEGYLWIADRVDDMIISGGENIYPREVEDVLYDHEGVLDVAVIGVPDEKWGEKVIALVVKKDPALTEEKLEEFCKNSDRLAGYKRPRQYIFTEQLPRNASGKIQKFMLRRQLQEANTAH; from the coding sequence ATGTACACGACAATTGGCAAATTATTTGATCAGACTGTCAGAAAATATCCGGACAAAGAAGCATTATATTATGTGCAGAAGAATGTGCGCTACACATACAGGGAGTGGGACAGGCAGGTTAATAAGGCAGCTAACGCCCTGAAAGACGCAGGAGTGGCTAAAGGGGACAGGGTTTCTACTTATTTATTCAACACAAAAGAGCTGGCAACCATATTTTTCGCCTGTGCAAAAATCGGAGCTGTATTCAACCCGATTAATTTCCGGCTGGCAGCAAATGAGCTGAAGTTCATTCTGGAAGACGCGAATCCAAAGGTCATTCTTTTTGAAAAAGCGCTCGCTCCTCACGTTTCAGAAATTCAGCAGTATTTTTCCGGAATGAGCTTCTGGTATGTGGATGATGAAGCCCCGGACTACGCAGAGAGCTACCATGAAGCAGTTGCGGGAGCATCCGGGGACCGGCCTGAAGCTGAGGTTGCCGAGGACGACCTGTATGCGATTATGTACACGAGCGGCACAACCGGGAGGCCAAAAGGAGTTATGCACCGGCACCGGGATATGGTGGAACAGAGCCTTATCATCATTGCGGGTATGAACCTGACAGAAGAGGACAGAGGCCTGGTGACAGCACCGATGTTCCACTGTGCCGAGCTTCATTGCGCGTTCCTACCTCGGGTCCATAGCGGAGCGGCAAATATTATCACCCACCACTTCGAGCCAGTGAAGACACTCGAGCTCATTGAAAAGGAAAAAATAAGCCTGTTCTTTTCGGCGCCGACGATGTGGAATATGATGCTCCAGGAAGACCTTGAGAAGTATGATCTTACCTCTCTGAGGCTTGGCCTGTACGGAGCAGCTCCGATGGCTCCTGCTTTGGTGAATGCCATCCATGACAACTTCAAAGTAAAGCTGATTCAGGCGTACGGAATGACAGAAATGGGGCCGGCTGTCACTTTCCTTAAAGAGAATGAACAGATCAGAAAAGCGGGTTCTGCTGGAAAAGCCATTTTAAATCATGAAATCAGGGTCGTACGTGCAGGTGAAGATGGCCGGTCAGAACCGGATGAGGAAGTTGCACCAGGGGAAACCGGAGAAATTATCGTTCAGGGACCATGCATGATGCAAGGATATTTTAACAGGGAAGAGGCAACAAATAAGGCGATTTATAAAGGCTGGTACTACTCGGGCGATATTGGCTATTTCGATGAAGAAGGCTATTTATGGATTGCTGACAGAGTGGACGACATGATCATCAGCGGCGGAGAAAATATTTATCCTCGTGAAGTGGAAGACGTGCTCTATGACCATGAGGGCGTACTGGATGTGGCTGTCATCGGGGTGCCCGATGAAAAATGGGGTGAAAAAGTCATCGCGCTCGTTGTAAAAAAAGATCCAGCTCTCACAGAAGAAAAGCTTGAAGAGTTCTGTAAAAACAGTGACCGTCTTGCGGGCTATAAACGGCCGCGCCAGTACATTTTCACAGAACAACTGCCGAGAAACGCCAGCGGAAAAATACAGAAGTTCATGCTGCGAAGGCAGCTCCAGGAGGCAAATACTGCGCATTAA
- a CDS encoding CaiB/BaiF CoA-transferase family protein — MLEGIRVIDFSFYLPGPYATLRLADMGAEVIKVEPPDGEPARHMGEKKDGTGLVFLANNRNKKSVTLNLKDGDGQAAARRLIKEADVVIESFRPGVTKRLGIDYETVKKDKPDIIYCSISGYGQSGEMSALGSHDLNYMAVSGALAQIKNDAGEPVHPTNTFADLVGGIGANEAILSALLQRERKGQGCYLDLAIVDVMTSLMTNHLAYLDGAGEENGVPLLGGSVVSYQIYQTSDNRYMALAALEEKFWENFCKGIGREDLLRGQFAAAKDGDSVYEEMKAFFRSRSMEEWTYFGLKTDCCLTPVLETSELSKAPVTGSRQVISDPGWGIRQVHSRNVQVSSLTPPPETGEHTEEAIQKDKNRTQEAQK, encoded by the coding sequence ATGCTTGAAGGAATCCGGGTCATCGATTTTTCTTTTTACCTTCCGGGGCCCTATGCCACACTGCGGCTCGCTGACATGGGTGCTGAGGTGATAAAAGTGGAACCGCCGGATGGAGAACCAGCTCGTCATATGGGGGAGAAAAAAGATGGCACAGGCTTAGTTTTTTTAGCGAATAACAGAAATAAGAAGAGTGTAACTCTGAACCTGAAGGACGGGGACGGCCAGGCAGCGGCAAGAAGGTTAATCAAGGAAGCGGATGTGGTTATCGAAAGTTTCCGTCCCGGTGTTACAAAAAGGCTCGGAATCGATTATGAAACTGTGAAAAAGGACAAGCCGGATATCATTTATTGTTCCATCTCCGGCTACGGGCAGTCCGGGGAAATGAGTGCTCTCGGAAGCCATGATTTAAATTACATGGCTGTGAGCGGAGCCCTGGCACAGATAAAGAATGACGCCGGCGAGCCTGTCCATCCAACAAACACGTTTGCTGATCTCGTCGGCGGGATCGGAGCTAATGAAGCGATTTTAAGTGCATTGCTGCAGAGAGAACGTAAGGGGCAGGGGTGCTATCTCGATCTGGCGATAGTGGATGTAATGACATCGCTTATGACAAATCATCTTGCTTATCTGGATGGAGCTGGTGAGGAAAATGGGGTGCCGCTTCTCGGCGGCAGTGTTGTTTCCTACCAAATCTACCAGACGAGTGACAACCGTTATATGGCTCTGGCTGCACTGGAAGAAAAGTTTTGGGAGAATTTTTGTAAAGGGATTGGAAGAGAAGATCTCCTGAGAGGGCAGTTTGCCGCTGCAAAAGACGGCGATTCAGTTTACGAAGAAATGAAAGCGTTTTTTCGAAGCAGGTCGATGGAGGAGTGGACTTACTTCGGGCTGAAAACAGATTGCTGTCTTACTCCTGTACTGGAAACGAGTGAGCTTTCCAAGGCGCCTGTTACAGGAAGCAGACAGGTGATTTCTGATCCAGGATGGGGCATCAGGCAGGTGCATTCTCGAAATGTCCAGGTAAGCAGCCTGACACCTCCCCCTGAGACAGGAGAACACACGGAAGAAGCTATTCAGAAAGATAAGAACAGGACCCAGGAAGCACAGAAATAA
- a CDS encoding long-chain fatty acid--CoA ligase produces the protein MMNMPLTVGSMLERAEKFFPKKEVVSRTLSGVHRFTYEEIGKRTRRLSSALERIGVSQGDRVGTLAWNHHRHLEIYFAAPGMGAVLHTINLRLSQEHLVYVINHAEDKVILIDEDLLPLIEGIKGRLTSVEAFIIMSDNSELPETSLSPVYSYEELLSEADESYEFVKDIDENAPAGMCYTSATTGNPKGVVYSHRGIVLHSFAMALADAAALSESDRCMPVVPMFHANAWGLPFAATWLGTTQVLPGPQFTPKLLAEFIESEKVTVTAGVPTIWLGLLKELDEGNYDTSSVRAVLCGGSAAPSGMIKAYETKYNMPFLHAYGMTETSPLVTLSRLKSYQEDLPEQDKLDIRAKQGLLVPGLEMKVLGANGEVAWDGEEMGELLIRGPWIADEYYKDERTEEAFRDGWLHTGDVVTVDNEGVIKIVDRTKDLIKSGGEWISSVDLENALMAHEAVFEASVVAVAHPEWQERPVACVVLKDAYKDTVSAEDLQEFLKPQFAKWWLPDDIVFLDEIPKTSVGKFLKRSLRDKLKDHLLSGTK, from the coding sequence ATGATGAACATGCCTTTAACTGTAGGATCGATGCTTGAAAGAGCAGAAAAGTTTTTTCCGAAGAAAGAAGTAGTCTCCAGGACACTATCAGGGGTCCACAGGTTTACTTATGAGGAAATTGGAAAAAGAACCCGGCGTCTTTCCAGTGCTCTGGAACGTATAGGGGTCTCTCAAGGCGACAGGGTGGGGACGCTGGCCTGGAACCATCACCGCCATCTTGAAATCTATTTCGCTGCGCCAGGGATGGGGGCAGTTCTTCATACAATAAATCTGAGGCTTTCCCAGGAGCATCTTGTATACGTCATTAATCATGCAGAGGACAAGGTTATACTGATTGATGAAGATCTCCTTCCGCTGATCGAGGGTATTAAAGGTAGATTAACGTCAGTTGAGGCTTTCATCATCATGAGCGACAACTCCGAACTTCCTGAAACGTCCTTATCACCTGTCTATTCTTATGAAGAGCTTTTGTCAGAGGCGGATGAGAGCTATGAATTTGTGAAAGACATTGACGAGAACGCTCCGGCAGGAATGTGTTATACTTCCGCAACTACAGGGAATCCAAAAGGGGTAGTTTATTCACACAGGGGAATTGTGCTCCATAGTTTTGCGATGGCGTTAGCGGATGCAGCTGCCCTATCTGAGTCGGACCGCTGCATGCCTGTTGTTCCAATGTTCCATGCGAACGCCTGGGGGCTTCCGTTTGCGGCAACATGGCTTGGTACTACACAGGTGCTGCCTGGTCCTCAGTTCACACCAAAACTGTTAGCTGAATTCATAGAATCAGAAAAGGTAACTGTAACAGCTGGTGTCCCTACGATCTGGCTTGGCCTCCTTAAGGAGCTGGACGAAGGAAATTATGATACGAGCAGCGTCCGTGCTGTTTTATGCGGCGGTTCCGCGGCTCCATCGGGAATGATTAAAGCTTATGAAACGAAATATAATATGCCGTTCCTGCATGCTTACGGGATGACAGAAACAAGTCCTCTTGTAACATTATCAAGGCTGAAGAGTTACCAGGAAGACCTGCCCGAACAGGATAAACTGGATATCCGGGCAAAACAAGGGCTCCTTGTGCCAGGGCTCGAGATGAAAGTGCTTGGCGCAAACGGCGAAGTAGCCTGGGATGGGGAAGAAATGGGAGAGCTCCTTATCCGTGGCCCGTGGATCGCAGATGAGTATTATAAAGATGAGCGTACAGAGGAGGCGTTCCGTGACGGCTGGCTTCATACAGGAGACGTGGTCACAGTGGATAATGAAGGTGTTATCAAAATTGTCGACAGGACTAAGGATTTAATAAAAAGCGGCGGAGAATGGATTTCCTCGGTAGACTTAGAAAATGCTCTTATGGCTCATGAAGCAGTATTCGAAGCAAGCGTCGTGGCGGTAGCACATCCGGAGTGGCAGGAGCGTCCTGTTGCCTGCGTCGTCCTTAAAGATGCTTATAAAGATACTGTGTCTGCAGAGGACTTGCAGGAGTTTTTAAAACCTCAGTTTGCTAAATGGTGGCTGCCGGACGATATCGTCTTCTTAGATGAAATACCGAAGACCTCTGTCGGAAAGTTTTTAAAGAGATCACTCAGGGATAAGTTAAAAGATCACTTATTGAGTGGGACGAAATAA
- a CDS encoding ABC-F family ATP-binding cassette domain-containing protein, which translates to MSIFRVENLHKTYGEKVLFNHITFSVGEKERIGLIGVNGTGKSSLMKVLAGIEGKEAGEMYHANDFKIEYLPQEPELKEDLTVLDQVYFGDAPIMKAMRGYETALLDLEKDPADEGKQKKLAKMQQKMDEEEAWEANTIAKTILTKLGITEFSKQVQYLSGGQKKRVAIAKALIQPVDLLLLDEPTNHLDNETIEWLEQHLAQYRGALMLITHDRYFLNRVTNRIFELDQGELYQYEGNYELFLEKKAEREEVAEQRESKRQNLLRRELAWLKRGAKARTTKQKARIQRAEKLQDEKGLTEKGEVDFAIGSVRLGKKVIELEEVSKAYEGKQLIKNLSYLIVPGERLGIIGPNGTGKSTLLNIMAGRAKPDSGSVETGETVKIGYYTQDHEDLDGSLKVIEYIKAVAEVVQTADGRVITAEQMLERFMFPRPVQWTHIHRLSGGERRRLYLLKVLMGEPNVLFLDEPTNDLDTQTLSVLEDYLDQFPGVVITVSHDRYFLDRVVDHLLVFEGTGNVSRYQGSYSEFMEEKKQQTPAKAQKGESSSSHGHGKQEKSKPKKLSYKDQKEWEGIEERIAALEERLEQLEKEIMESGSNLDRARDLYEEQNKVEAELEQAMERWEELSLLVEEIEAGNN; encoded by the coding sequence ATGAGCATATTCAGAGTAGAAAATCTTCATAAAACATACGGAGAAAAAGTTTTATTTAATCATATTACATTTTCAGTAGGGGAAAAGGAACGAATTGGCCTGATAGGTGTCAACGGAACAGGCAAGTCTTCTCTTATGAAGGTGCTGGCTGGGATTGAAGGTAAAGAAGCAGGGGAAATGTACCACGCAAATGATTTCAAAATAGAATACCTGCCTCAGGAGCCTGAGCTGAAAGAAGATCTCACTGTCCTGGACCAGGTTTATTTTGGGGATGCGCCGATTATGAAGGCAATGCGGGGTTACGAAACGGCACTTCTGGATCTTGAGAAAGATCCTGCTGATGAAGGGAAACAGAAGAAGCTTGCCAAAATGCAGCAGAAAATGGATGAAGAAGAGGCCTGGGAAGCGAACACGATAGCGAAGACCATTTTAACGAAGCTTGGTATTACGGAATTTTCAAAACAAGTACAGTATTTGTCCGGCGGCCAGAAAAAGAGGGTTGCAATAGCAAAGGCACTCATTCAGCCTGTGGATCTGCTCCTTCTGGACGAGCCAACGAACCATCTTGATAATGAAACGATCGAATGGCTTGAACAGCATCTTGCTCAGTACCGGGGAGCTTTAATGCTGATTACCCACGACCGCTACTTTTTGAACCGGGTGACAAACCGGATTTTTGAGCTGGATCAGGGGGAGCTGTACCAGTATGAAGGGAATTACGAACTGTTCCTTGAGAAAAAGGCTGAGCGGGAAGAGGTTGCGGAACAAAGAGAGTCTAAACGCCAGAACCTGCTCAGGCGGGAGTTGGCCTGGCTGAAGCGGGGAGCTAAGGCAAGGACTACAAAGCAAAAGGCGAGAATTCAAAGGGCAGAGAAGCTTCAGGATGAAAAAGGTCTAACCGAAAAAGGGGAAGTGGACTTTGCAATCGGCTCTGTCCGGCTCGGAAAGAAAGTTATCGAGCTGGAAGAAGTGAGTAAAGCTTACGAAGGTAAGCAGCTGATCAAAAACCTGAGTTACCTTATTGTCCCTGGGGAAAGGCTTGGAATCATAGGGCCCAATGGTACCGGGAAGTCAACATTACTGAATATCATGGCGGGAAGAGCGAAACCTGACAGCGGGTCTGTAGAGACAGGAGAAACTGTAAAAATAGGCTACTATACACAGGATCATGAAGATCTTGACGGTTCCCTCAAGGTTATTGAGTATATTAAGGCAGTAGCAGAAGTTGTTCAGACAGCTGATGGAAGGGTAATAACTGCAGAACAGATGCTTGAAAGATTTATGTTTCCCCGCCCGGTGCAATGGACGCATATTCACCGGTTATCAGGAGGAGAAAGAAGAAGGCTCTATTTGTTAAAGGTTTTAATGGGAGAGCCTAATGTACTGTTTCTGGATGAGCCCACAAATGACCTGGATACCCAGACACTTTCTGTCCTTGAGGATTATCTTGACCAGTTTCCGGGAGTAGTGATTACCGTCTCCCACGACAGGTATTTTCTCGACCGGGTGGTGGATCATCTCCTTGTTTTTGAAGGGACAGGCAATGTATCCCGATATCAAGGTTCCTACAGCGAATTTATGGAGGAGAAAAAACAGCAGACCCCTGCAAAAGCGCAAAAGGGTGAGTCTTCGTCTTCTCATGGCCATGGAAAACAAGAAAAAAGTAAACCGAAAAAGCTTTCTTACAAAGATCAGAAAGAATGGGAAGGCATTGAAGAACGGATCGCAGCACTTGAGGAAAGACTAGAGCAGCTTGAAAAGGAAATAATGGAGTCAGGAAGCAATCTTGACAGGGCGCGTGATCTTTATGAGGAGCAGAATAAAGTGGAAGCGGAGCTCGAGCAGGCAATGGAACGCTGGGAAGAACTTTCTCTTCTCGTCGAAGAAATTGAAGCAGGAAATAATTAA
- a CDS encoding VWA domain-containing protein, translating into MRRNSLLILLSLSLVFAAGCTDSESNAVENLEMNADAEENNEAVEESLPEDDVPKENDEQIEEEVYEIDLDYEIFANDPNEVLPWLKLGPGKYSGEDYDETTVREEIDQWPDGLEPEQYFHYLLALTAEDYTEHQEFLEETEVLFSEISARPDDMEAGQADDEGTLHVQILLDASGSMAGQLEGRTKMELAKEAVADFAADLPEEANVSLRVYGHKGNNRADGKEESCGSTEEVYILGPYEEEGFGEALDKFEPVGFTPLAAAIEAAGEDLMRAHEKGVQSVVYVVSDGEETCGGDPVAEAEKLQDSDIDAVVNIIGFDIEASERAALEAIAEAGAGEYFNADTEQELRNTFERERSALINEWYSWQSQNVNSAYSQQSEYVNSSYGEQSTAVNKSYAEQSRQKNLTYYMNSIFEDADTGEIRDLIDARSNGIREYFQDEHGKIREEAQETGNRLREEVREKGEEERDNLRQRNADD; encoded by the coding sequence GTGCGCAGAAATTCTTTATTAATTTTACTGTCTTTATCTCTTGTTTTTGCAGCCGGGTGCACAGACAGTGAGAGTAATGCAGTAGAAAATCTTGAAATGAATGCTGATGCAGAAGAGAATAATGAAGCTGTGGAAGAATCTTTACCTGAAGATGACGTACCTAAAGAAAATGATGAACAAATTGAAGAAGAAGTGTATGAAATTGACCTGGATTATGAGATATTTGCCAACGATCCCAATGAGGTCCTGCCATGGCTCAAACTCGGGCCTGGAAAATATAGTGGAGAAGACTATGATGAAACCACTGTACGGGAAGAAATCGATCAGTGGCCAGATGGATTAGAGCCTGAACAGTATTTTCACTATTTATTAGCGTTAACGGCAGAGGATTACACGGAGCACCAGGAATTCCTTGAAGAAACAGAAGTGTTGTTTAGTGAGATTTCTGCAAGGCCGGACGATATGGAAGCAGGCCAAGCGGATGATGAAGGAACACTTCATGTGCAAATATTGCTTGACGCGAGCGGCAGTATGGCAGGACAGCTGGAAGGGCGCACTAAAATGGAGCTTGCTAAAGAAGCTGTAGCTGATTTTGCGGCAGACTTGCCTGAGGAAGCGAATGTGTCGTTAAGAGTATATGGACATAAAGGAAATAACCGTGCAGACGGTAAAGAAGAATCGTGTGGATCTACAGAGGAAGTATATATTTTAGGTCCTTATGAAGAAGAGGGATTTGGTGAAGCACTTGATAAATTTGAACCTGTGGGGTTTACTCCGCTGGCCGCTGCAATTGAAGCCGCAGGCGAAGATTTAATGAGGGCCCATGAAAAAGGAGTACAAAGTGTAGTCTATGTCGTAAGTGATGGTGAGGAAACTTGTGGAGGGGATCCGGTTGCAGAGGCGGAAAAGCTTCAGGATTCTGATATTGACGCAGTTGTAAATATAATCGGCTTTGATATTGAAGCCTCTGAGCGTGCAGCACTGGAAGCTATTGCTGAGGCTGGTGCAGGGGAATATTTCAATGCGGATACAGAACAGGAGCTGCGCAATACCTTTGAACGGGAAAGAAGTGCTTTGATTAATGAGTGGTACAGCTGGCAATCACAAAATGTTAATAGTGCTTACTCTCAGCAATCCGAATATGTAAATAGCTCTTACGGTGAGCAGTCAACAGCAGTAAATAAATCTTATGCTGAACAAAGCCGCCAGAAAAACCTTACATATTATATGAACAGTATTTTTGAAGATGCAGATACTGGTGAAATCCGTGATCTCATTGATGCCAGATCGAACGGCATCCGTGAATATTTCCAGGATGAGCATGGAAAAATACGCGAAGAGGCGCAAGAAACCGGAAACAGGCTCAGAGAGGAAGTAAGAGAAAAAGGGGAAGAAGAAAGAGATAACCTGCGCCAGCGAAATGCCGATGATTGA